The genome window AACTAAAAGTTTCATTGGCATAATTGTCTGAAATAAAACTGTTTTTTTCGGTTATATTAAAATTAGAAATGCCATCAGTGTCATCATCACATTGTATTAGTGTCACATCTTTTACTGTTGGTAATGCATAAATTGTTAATGAAGTAGCAGCAGAAGTTAACCCGCAGGAATTGCCGGTTCTGCTTAATTGTACTCTGTATTTATAACTGCTCATTATACTTGCAGTCTTGGTTATTGTTAAGGTGTTTGTTGTAACATCAGAGTAGACAGCATTATTAGCAAGATTGTTCCAGTTCACACCATCAGTAGATAATTGCCACTGATAGATATTACCGCCATTATCTGTTATTTTGATTTTAGCATCTTGAAATTCGCATGCTGGACTGGCTAATGGCTGTGAAGTTATTACAATTGGAGCAGAAATGATATAATTATTATTTGGAATGGTGTAACCGATTCCGCTGGTAACTTTTCCATTAGTATTAAATGTAGGAGGAACAACTGAACCTAAAATTCCATCACCATTTGCATCCAAAAATCCTGCTTCAATTACATCATTACATAAATCATTATCGCTGTCTGTTTCGGTATAGTTTTTTATGCCATCGGCATCTGTGTCTGCAACTGTATAATTTAAAACACCACTGTCTGCACTTGTTTCTAAATAATCGGCCAATCCATTTGTACCAAAAGAAGTAGGGTCTAAAATTCCATTTTTATCAGCGTCAATAGCTTTGATAGTACCTGATTCTATTAAGTCATATATTCCGTCATTATCACTGTCAAGATCTAAATAATTGGCTACGCCATCATTATCCGTATCAATTGGACTATCTGCAGGTTCAAAAATTTCATCCAGGCCGTTTAGGTTGGTGTCGGTATTTGATAATGCTTTTGGTTTTTTTTGGTTTTCTATGCTGTCTGGAATGCCGTCATTGTCTGAGTCCAAATCCAATTGGTCTGGAATACCGTCGCCATCATTGTCTATAGGAATACAGGTTGCAATAAGTTTGAAAGCAGCTTTGTTTCCAACAGTATCCAGAAGATTTTTATGGGTAATTTTAAAGGATTTGGTTTGATAGGACTGAAAAGAGAAAGTTCCGGTTCCTGCTTGAAGAGGAGTATTTCCGTTTAATCTGAAACGAATTTCAAAAGAAGAAAATTGTGTTACGCCACTTTCATAAATCCCGTCATAATTGGTATCAATCAGTAATTGATTAGTAGGATTCAAAACAGTTACGGTTTTATCTATGTCAGAATTGATGATGTATTCAGAATCTGTATTCAGTAAATCTTCTGTATTTGCAGTTGAAACATATTCCAAACTAAGGTTTATTGGATTTGTAAAACTCAAATTATAAGCAACGGAAAATCCTTTTCCAGCCATAACTTCAGTCACAAAACTGCCGTCTGAATTTCCTTGAAATGGTATTGCTGCTTCTGGCGGGGTATTGTCAAACGAGCCTGTAAAAGAGTTTGAATAAGTTCCCACTGTAACAGTACCAAAAAGAGGATTACTGATGTCAATGTTTTGATTACCATAGGACTCGGTACAATTTAATATTCCGTCATTGTCGTAATCAATATCGATGTTATCATTTGCTAAATCATTGTCGTTATTTATTGGACACTCGCTCACAGGAATTTTATCAGAATAAACATCACTGACACAACCCGAAATACTTCCTCTTACCTGATAAAAGCCAGGAGCAGCAGGAGTATAAGCATTATTGTTGGCCGAAGGAATTGCAATATCATCTTTATACCATTGGAAAGAATCGTATGACGATAACGTATTTATTTTTAAAGAAACATTTGGGATACAGGAAGAAGTGGTGAGTGAAATTTTGCTTGAAACAATTTCGGGTTTTAAATCAAAACCTGAATAATAACCTCCGTAGGTTGCTGCGCCATTAGTTCCAAAATAAGAAACATACACCTGTTTGGTTGATTTTACAGCAATGTTCCCTGATAAACTGTTTACGGTGTATCTAACAAAATTTGGGTTTCCTGTAATAGCAGTTGGCAGATCTGTAATAGGCACATTGTTTAAAGAAACTGAAGCTCCGGCTTCTGTTACAATGTTTAAAACCCCCATTAGAGTTGAGTTTCCAATAGCTTGAATCTGGGGGATATTATCTACAGTATTAGGAGTCGAACAATTAATCGGAGGGACAAAAAATAAGTTTTGATTGGCTGGCGAAGCTGATCCTCCGATACTTTGATAGGCAAATATATTCTGGGTTGAAGTAATGTACATATTGCCGTCTATAAATTGGCTTCCGTCTAAAACTGTATATTCCCCGCTGTTGAGTGTTGCAATTGGAGTTGCTGTATCTCCATTTAGAAAAATTTTTGTTTGGTCTGAATGGGCTATCAATAAAACACGTTCCAATTCATTTGTTCCAATTCCTTTTACAAAAATATATTCTTTCCCAGTTTTTTCTAAGGGTACAATTTGGTCAAAACCTACATCTCTTCCTACAGGCAGACTCACTCCATTTTGGATTCGTACTTCTTTACTGTTGCTGCCGCCAAATGAACCTGAGTTTACAACAACAGGTTTATCTGATTGAACTAATGCACCAATTATTTTTGAACTATTTGATGTGAGGCCATCATCAAAATAATTTTGTAATGCAAGGACATAACTTTCATTTTTATTAAGAGTGACAGTAATTGGACCGGTAACAGATGGCATATTTAATAGTCTGGTTCCGACTGGAAGATTTGAAATGGTAATTTTTGTCCCGTTTTCGGTAGCAAGTATTGAG of Flavobacterium marginilacus contains these proteins:
- a CDS encoding T9SS type B sorting domain-containing protein gives rise to the protein MKKKLHLFFILLTINCFSQFSKTHYIPPLVAAQALAEDHYLYISTPSLVNVNFKIIANGGNVVSGTVNSTNPYRYSIGTGDNTQLFTPAVITGIIANKGYIVEAEDLIYVSVRVNSGLGNGSYNHAGGLVSKGNSALGTTFRLGAMLNPLLDPTLLNFASILATENGTKITISNLPVGTRLLNMPSVTGPITVTLNKNESYVLALQNYFDDGLTSNSSKIIGALVQSDKPVVVNSGSFGGSNSKEVRIQNGVSLPVGRDVGFDQIVPLEKTGKEYIFVKGIGTNELERVLLIAHSDQTKIFLNGDTATPIATLNSGEYTVLDGSQFIDGNMYITSTQNIFAYQSIGGSASPANQNLFFVPPINCSTPNTVDNIPQIQAIGNSTLMGVLNIVTEAGASVSLNNVPITDLPTAITGNPNFVRYTVNSLSGNIAVKSTKQVYVSYFGTNGAATYGGYYSGFDLKPEIVSSKISLTTSSCIPNVSLKINTLSSYDSFQWYKDDIAIPSANNNAYTPAAPGFYQVRGSISGCVSDVYSDKIPVSECPINNDNDLANDNIDIDYDNDGILNCTESYGNQNIDISNPLFGTVTVGTYSNSFTGSFDNTPPEAAIPFQGNSDGSFVTEVMAGKGFSVAYNLSFTNPINLSLEYVSTANTEDLLNTDSEYIINSDIDKTVTVLNPTNQLLIDTNYDGIYESGVTQFSSFEIRFRLNGNTPLQAGTGTFSFQSYQTKSFKITHKNLLDTVGNKAAFKLIATCIPIDNDGDGIPDQLDLDSDNDGIPDSIENQKKPKALSNTDTNLNGLDEIFEPADSPIDTDNDGVANYLDLDSDNDGIYDLIESGTIKAIDADKNGILDPTSFGTNGLADYLETSADSGVLNYTVADTDADGIKNYTETDSDNDLCNDVIEAGFLDANGDGILGSVVPPTFNTNGKVTSGIGYTIPNNNYIISAPIVITSQPLASPACEFQDAKIKITDNGGNIYQWQLSTDGVNWNNLANNAVYSDVTTNTLTITKTASIMSSYKYRVQLSRTGNSCGLTSAATSLTIYALPTVKDVTLIQCDDDTDGISNFNITEKNSFISDNYANETFSYYTTLTGANTKDTNTHIADPIAFTSANNTIWARVENSNGCFRTAQLSLIVSTTQISSSYKKIIEVCDDFIDTANDDKDGIATFNFSAVATDIKNLLPSPSTNYTIKFYANEIDALAETNIIQNSSSYRNTTANQQDIWVRVESNLDNACFGLGPYITLAVTPKPNIKINGNKDDNQLVCSNLPSFFITLNAGITDNTPTSNYTYSWSKNGAIIPNENNYTLDVNEEGIYTVIVSTQKGCDRTRNITVNASDIAHLDSISISDLSDSNSVTANISGQGDYEYSIDLPTGPFQESNFFDNISPGIHDLYISDKNGCGTIKKTIAVLGIPKFFTPNNDGYNDYWNIKGANETFNSGAQIFIYDRFGKLIKQVTASGNGWDGTYTGNPMPADDYWYTIKLEDGREAKGHFSLKR